One segment of Marvinbryantia formatexigens DSM 14469 DNA contains the following:
- a CDS encoding helix-turn-helix transcriptional regulator encodes MHHFSGSDKRNSIYGLGDCPADIGGATPAVISERLCISVTTAYKHIANMYKKMNVTNRQEFIARLYEKPSEPSSNQTELR; translated from the coding sequence ATGCATCATTTCTCTGGATCGGATAAAAGAAATTCCATATACGGATTAGGAGATTGCCCGGCTGATATTGGTGGGGCAACTCCGGCGGTCATCAGTGAACGGCTCTGTATCAGCGTGACTACTGCCTATAAACATATCGCTAACATGTACAAAAAGATGAACGTGACAAATCGGCAGGAATTTATCGCACGCCTGTATGAAAAGCCTTCAGAACCGTCATCGAATCAGACAGAGCTGCGGTAA
- a CDS encoding response regulator transcription factor, translating to MNHVLIIDDDKELCALIKRSVLPEAIEADCCDTGKEGLKKLKEKEYQLVILDVMMPGMDGFETLEKIRAENSLPILMFTSKNDSASKVRGLRAGADDYLTKPFDMDELIARIVSLIRRYTRFNQPGGTPHQLHFDGLEIDLESRSVTTMNGTFELPPKEFDILLFCAKNQGKILTKQRIYEEVWGGEYFYDDSNIMAIISRLRKKIEENPGSPKYIQTIKGIGYRFNREV from the coding sequence ATGAATCATGTACTGATTATAGATGATGATAAAGAACTTTGCGCCTTGATTAAACGCAGCGTTCTGCCTGAAGCTATAGAAGCTGATTGCTGTGATACCGGAAAAGAGGGCTTGAAAAAATTAAAAGAAAAAGAATATCAGCTTGTGATACTTGACGTTATGATGCCCGGTATGGACGGATTTGAGACACTGGAAAAAATCAGAGCAGAAAACAGTCTGCCGATTCTGATGTTCACATCTAAAAATGACAGCGCTTCCAAAGTGCGGGGATTGCGGGCAGGAGCCGACGACTATCTGACAAAGCCTTTTGATATGGACGAGCTGATAGCCCGCATTGTTTCGCTGATACGACGCTATACCCGTTTCAATCAGCCGGGCGGGACACCGCATCAGCTCCACTTTGACGGTCTGGAAATCGACCTGGAAAGCCGCTCCGTTACCACAATGAATGGAACCTTTGAGCTTCCTCCAAAGGAATTTGATATTCTCCTTTTCTGCGCGAAAAATCAGGGAAAAATTCTTACAAAGCAGCGGATTTATGAAGAAGTCTGGGGCGGGGAATATTTCTATGACGACAGCAACATCATGGCGATTATCAGCCGCCTGCGGAAAAAAATAGAAGAAAACCCCGGAAGTCCGAAATACATTCAGACAATCAAGGGTATCGGCTACCGCTTTAACAGGGAGGTATGA
- a CDS encoding ABC transporter ATP-binding protein: MSDYIIETKNLTKQYGTQKSVADLNLHVEKGKIYGLLGRNGAGKTTTMKMLLGLTQPTSGEVRIWGKPLKGNEKKILPRIGSLIESPGFYPNLTGTENLRIFATLRGIPNNHAIKDALDFVGLPYKDKKLFSQYSLGMKQRLAIALAIMHDPELLILDEPTNGLDPIGIAEVRSFIRELCDARGKTILISSHILSEISLLADDYGIIDHGALLEEESLVKLEQKSSRHIRFIVSDTAQAARILERNFHESQFSIQDDHNLRLNNLDVSVGEIVTAFVENGLVVSEAHTCEESLEDYFKRVTGGEGIA; this comes from the coding sequence ATGAGCGATTACATCATTGAAACAAAAAATCTGACAAAACAGTATGGTACACAAAAGAGCGTTGCCGACCTCAATCTCCATGTGGAGAAAGGGAAAATTTACGGTCTGCTTGGAAGAAACGGAGCCGGAAAAACAACGACCATGAAAATGCTGCTTGGGCTGACACAGCCCACGTCCGGCGAAGTCAGAATATGGGGAAAGCCTTTAAAGGGCAACGAAAAGAAAATACTTCCGCGTATCGGCAGTTTGATTGAATCTCCTGGCTTTTATCCCAATCTGACCGGCACAGAGAACCTGCGTATCTTTGCTACGCTGCGGGGAATACCGAACAATCATGCAATCAAAGATGCTCTGGATTTCGTCGGTCTGCCCTATAAGGACAAGAAGCTGTTTTCGCAGTATTCCCTTGGGATGAAGCAGCGGTTGGCGATTGCCCTTGCCATCATGCACGACCCGGAGCTTTTAATACTGGATGAACCAACCAACGGGCTTGACCCTATCGGGATTGCAGAGGTTCGTTCGTTTATCCGGGAGCTTTGCGATGCACGGGGAAAAACAATTTTGATATCCAGCCACATTCTTTCGGAAATTTCTTTACTGGCTGATGATTATGGAATTATCGACCACGGTGCATTACTGGAAGAAGAAAGCCTTGTAAAGCTGGAACAGAAAAGCAGCAGGCATATCCGTTTTATTGTTTCTGATACGGCACAGGCGGCAAGAATTTTGGAGCGCAATTTCCATGAGAGCCAGTTTTCCATACAGGATGACCACAATCTGCGCCTGAACAACCTGGATGTGTCTGTCGGGGAGATTGTTACCGCTTTTGTGGAAAACGGACTGGTGGTATCGGAAGCCCACACCTGTGAAGAAAGTCTGGAAGATTACTTTAAACGTGTGACGGGAGGCGAAGGGATTGCTTAA
- a CDS encoding ABC transporter permease, whose amino-acid sequence MLKLICCEFLKLKRKKFVFLTILAAALFPVPMTAFAARDNLGFDWLYMNIGIFAYFLLLPTVLGVLGAILFFSEETNGTQKNLNAIPVSTAALFIAKVITILIFSVIYSLATTGATLTGGLLTGSTDHILYRLLMGLLTGVMVAISVLPVIAIECLSRKGYIFSIILSFVYASASFAIVFAISDVLTPLSAVFRWALPRMTTGPATGYGLDDWFLNSPACIGVLVLTAAVSLTLAIVCKSRQEI is encoded by the coding sequence TTGCTTAAATTAATATGTTGTGAATTTCTGAAATTAAAACGGAAAAAATTTGTATTTTTAACGATTCTTGCAGCCGCCCTGTTTCCTGTTCCTATGACCGCATTTGCCGCGAGAGACAATTTAGGATTTGACTGGCTTTATATGAATATCGGAATATTTGCATATTTTTTACTATTACCAACGGTTTTAGGTGTTCTGGGGGCGATATTGTTTTTTTCGGAAGAAACGAATGGAACTCAAAAGAATCTTAACGCGATTCCGGTTTCAACAGCCGCCCTGTTTATTGCAAAGGTAATTACGATACTGATATTTTCTGTTATATATTCTCTTGCGACGACTGGCGCGACCTTAACAGGGGGATTGCTGACCGGCAGTACCGACCATATTCTTTACAGGCTGCTGATGGGACTTCTCACAGGCGTTATGGTGGCAATTTCTGTACTTCCTGTTATCGCCATTGAATGTCTGAGCAGGAAGGGCTATATTTTTTCCATCATTTTATCGTTTGTTTATGCAAGTGCAAGCTTTGCGATTGTATTTGCTATATCAGACGTTTTGACTCCTCTGTCTGCTGTTTTCAGATGGGCCTTGCCTCGCATGACAACAGGACCTGCTACCGGTTACGGATTAGACGACTGGTTCTTAAACTCGCCCGCCTGTATTGGGGTTCTGGTATTAACCGCTGCTGTTTCGCTGACGCTTGCGATTGTCTGCAAAAGCAGGCAGGAAATTTAG
- a CDS encoding ABC transporter permease produces MMRLIKTEFLKYKRYNILWLGIVSVLSSIILAAFQLAGTNNSIFSYTGLSGGVVWNHFSLFLPFTFTLVVGYSINREYTDFTLKNILVVPVSKFRLILSKLIVGYGLVIFEWIFSFTVTLIIAKIMGCTDINSNSCMISLKQMFVVSTCCYIAVLPVIVIATRKQDKFLSGVIFSFFYGFCGIFLANGNLINVYPVTTGLVLSNYAHDEKIVYSPLLSIGVVVIIFVGAIILLKVFNRKHNDISL; encoded by the coding sequence ATGATGCGACTGATAAAAACAGAATTCTTAAAATATAAAAGATACAATATTCTCTGGCTTGGAATTGTATCTGTACTTTCTTCCATTATTTTAGCGGCATTCCAGTTAGCCGGAACCAATAACAGTATTTTCAGTTATACAGGACTTTCCGGGGGCGTTGTCTGGAACCACTTTAGTTTATTTCTTCCGTTTACATTCACGTTGGTGGTTGGATATTCCATTAACCGGGAATATACCGATTTTACATTAAAAAATATATTGGTTGTTCCGGTTTCAAAATTCAGGCTAATCTTATCTAAACTAATAGTGGGCTATGGGCTGGTAATTTTTGAATGGATTTTCAGCTTTACGGTTACTCTGATAATTGCGAAAATAATGGGCTGCACAGATATAAATAGTAATTCCTGCATGATAAGTCTTAAACAGATGTTTGTTGTAAGCACCTGTTGTTATATTGCGGTTCTTCCGGTCATTGTGATAGCAACGAGAAAGCAGGATAAATTTCTGTCCGGGGTAATTTTTTCATTCTTCTATGGATTTTGCGGAATATTCCTTGCTAACGGAAACCTGATTAATGTATATCCTGTGACGACAGGACTGGTGCTTTCCAATTATGCACATGATGAAAAAATTGTATATTCACCGTTATTGAGTATAGGTGTTGTTGTTATTATTTTCGTCGGCGCGATTATTCTTCTTAAAGTGTTTAATCGAAAGCATAATGACATATCACTGTAA